One window of Branchiostoma lanceolatum isolate klBraLanc5 chromosome 8, klBraLanc5.hap2, whole genome shotgun sequence genomic DNA carries:
- the LOC136440168 gene encoding zinc finger protein 862-like, which translates to MCRVCKRHNQRQQNGEYIWSQIPFTTLRADKVKKHGESKQHEYAQAKDNARIAAEVNGGIHQAMAVTVSMNREAVKAALKVVYHLAKKEIPHHTNFKDLVQFATTELGCDVFNRLNLAGNATYMSSTVVDDFLTVLGTQLEEDQLVTIRDSPFLGLMCDETVDISTTNELVLYCRCIDGDGMFQAQFMKVVALRDGKANTIKAALSQYLEDNNLSIQKVAGFGSDGAACMIGNRSGVATQLKQENDKIVSIHCVAHRCALAVGQSGNKVKYIGEVFKPNLLSLFLFYNGSAVRSEGLKEIQVILHELTLKLKQPKDVRWLSHDAATDALYRSLRSVLVHLNEEMGKGVVMARALWTWLSQYKAIATLYLLCDVLPHLSGLSKIFQQKRLDLTEVHTAVETKKEVIRLARDQPLEGRRLSELDEDLRPGGRLDGLDIQVSDKQREDFARLRRSFIDHLLENLDERFPQTELLSAFGVLDPGSRPVEMPGDYGWDEMDRLATFYADGHSPIDREALRDEWIAFRQHLGRYRRKTPKDMCYVLSANPTLGCQYPNIQRLYQRMVVIPVHTADCERAFSTLKRVKTRLRSTLTTANLNHLLRISIEGPAIANFDFDRAVVRWGAMRNRRLLV; encoded by the exons ATGTGTCGTGTGTGTAAGCGCCACAACCAACGACAACAGAATGGAGAATACATCTGGAGCCAAATTCCTTTCACCACCTTGAGGGCTGACAAAGTTAAGAAGCATGGAGAGTCCAAGCAGCACGAATATGCACAGGCAAAGGATAACGCCCGCATTGCTGCAGAAGTAAATGGCGGCATTCACCAAGCTATGGCAGTTACT GTTTCCATGAATCGGGAAGCAGTGAAGGCTGCATTGAAGGTTGTCTACCACCTGGCGAAAAAGGAAATCCCACACCACACAAACTTCAAAGACTTGGTGCAGTTTGCAACTACAGAGTTAG GTTGTGATGTGTTCAATCGACTGAATCTTGCTGGGAATGCAACCTACATGAGCAGCACGGTTGTGGACGACTTTCTCACGGTACTCGGCACACAGTTGGAAGAAGACCAACTGGTCACTATCAGAGACAGCCCATTCCTGGGACTGATGTGCGACGAGACGGTGGACATCTCAACAACCAATGAGTTGGTTCTATACTGCAG GTGCATCGATGGCGATGGAATGTTCCAGGCCCAGTTTATGAAGGTCGTCGCCCTAAGAGACGGGAAAGCCAACACCATCAAAGCTGCCCTGAGCCAGTATCTGGAGGACAACAACCTGTCCATCCAGAAGGTGGCCGGTTTTGGCTCGGATGGAGCCGCGTGCATGATAG GCAATCGAAGTGGTGTTGCCACACAGCTCAAGCAGGAGAATGACAAGATCGTGTCCATCCACTGCGTCGCACACCGATGTGCCCTTGCCGTCGGGCAATCAGGCAACAAAGTCAAGTACATCGGCGAGGTCTTCAAGCCCAACCTTCTGAGCTTGTTCCTGTTTTACAATGGCAGCGCAGTCCGATCGGAAGGTCTGAAAGAGATACAG GTCATCCTCCACGAGTTGACGTTGAAGCTCAAACAGCCCAAGGACGTAAGGTGGCTGTCTCATGATGCCGCAACCGATGCGCTGTACAGGTCCTTGCGCAGTGTACTGGTGCATCTTAATGAGGAAATGGGTAAGGGAGTTGTTATGGCCAGAGCTCTCTGGACCTGGCTATCACAGTACAAGGCCATAGCAACCCTCTACCTGCTGTGTGATGTGCTTCCCCACCTGTCGGGCCTCAGCAAGATCTTCCAGCAGAAACGCCTAGACCTGACTGAGGTACACACAGCAGTGGAGACGAAGAAGGAAGTGATCCGGCTGGCCAGGGACCAGCCACTGGAAGGTCGAAGGCTGTCCGAGCTGGATGAGGACCTGCGCCCCGGCGGACGACTGGACGGTCTGGACATCCAGGTCTCCGACAAACAGCGGGAGGACTTCGCACGTCTACGGAGGTCTTTCATCGACCACCTCCTGGAGAACCTGGACGAGCGATTCCCCCAAACAGAGCTGCTGTCAGCGTTTGGTGTGCTGGACCCTGGTAGCCGACCAGTGGAGATGCCTGGAGACTACGGATGGGATGAGATGGACAGGCTGGCCACCTTCTACGCAGATGGCCACTCCCCCATCGACCGCGAAGCACTGCGAGATGAGTGGATTGCCTTCAGACAGCACCTGGGCAGGTACCGAAGGAAGACACCAAAAGACATGTGCTACGTACTGTCTGCCAACCCCACGCTTGGCTGCCAGTATCCCAACATCCAGCGCCTGTACCAGCGCATGGTTGTCATCCCAGTGCACACAGCTGACTGTGAGAGAGCCTTCTCAACACTCAAGAGGGTGAAAACAAGGCTCAGGTCAACGCTCACCACTGCCAACCTGAACCACCTGCTCCGCATCAGCATCGAGGGGCCTGCCATCGCTAACTTCGACTTCGACAGGGCAGTGGTTCGCTGGGGCGCCATGAGAAACCGACGGCTGCTGGTCTGA
- the LOC136440900 gene encoding uncharacterized protein, producing the protein MKKIHQYLKNYTPKPADKQLVWGRENPQNSDYDRPTGNREEEVEVVSIDVYDSPKRQIVALSDCHLVGPKFSQATIDRLLSTMNTFAKDGNLHTLVLLGDMLELWAHPHDGDAMTDQELVEGWQSDESTQKFIQSLLLLVQSGVHVYYILGNHDHNVRPWMADKLGLTRGDRFHLVRGVLVLEVKVEGRQYRVRFEHGHDEDIFNSYGGVAEEDLIGGEPFGYITSRTSGKRDGNPLPVLDKKSASAVALYNLLGSQALHLLCSRDRSEKFMRIILEHCLGRRMTDDDVVFYRDDQYLNLRKYSRFQLLKRCVDRHGLERAFSMYKAAFHDYADFLRTCGEDVVVLGHTHKWTTGRFAGKGDREVLYANTGAWCTRVKEPTYVRIVPPTSLEDGLVEVVAVTE; encoded by the exons ATGAAGAAGATTCACCAGTATCTGAAAAATTATACTCCGAAACCAGCAGATAAACAACTTGTGTGGGGCCGAGAGAATCCACAGAATTCCGATTATGACCGGCCTACAGGGAACAGGGAAGAAGAAGTCGAAGTTGTCTCCATAGATGTCTACGACAGCCCAAAGAGGCAGATTGTAGCACTGAGCGACTGCCATCTTGTCGGACCGAAATTCTCCCAAGCAACAATCGACCGGCTTTTGAGTACTATGAATACTTTTGCGAAAGATGGAAACCTCCATACACTTGTACTTCTCGGCGATATGCTTGAGTTGTGGGCCCATCCACACGATGGAGACGCTATGACAGACCAAGAACTGGTAGAGGGCTGGCAAAGTGATGAATCGACTCAGAAATTCATCCAAAGCCTTCTGCTTCTGGTCCAGAGTGGCGTTCACGTGTACTACATCTTGGGCAACCACGACCACAACGTCAGGCCTTGGATGGCTGACAAGCTCGGCCTCACCCGCGGAGACAGGTTCCATCTGGTCAGGGGTGTCCTTGTTCTGGAGGTCAAAGTGGAGGGCCGACAGTACCGGGTTCGATTCGAGCACGGTCACGATGAAGACATCTTTAACTCCTACGGAGGCGTGGCAGAAGAAGACCTGATAGGAGGAGAGCCGTTTGGATACATCACTTCTCGTACAAGTGGCAAACGTGATGGCAACCCGTTGCCGGTCCTGGACAAAAAGTCTGCTTCAGCAGTGGCACTCTACAACCTCCTCGGTTCACAGGCGCTCCATCTTCTCTGTTCAAGAGACAGAAGCGAAAAGTTTATGCGGATCATCTTGGAGCACTGTCTCGGGAGAAGAATGACCGACGATGACGTTGTTTTTTATCGAGACGACCAGTACCTCAACCTAAGGAAATACTCCAGATTCCAACTCTTGAAGAGATGCGTTGACAGG CACGGATTGGAGAGAGCCTTCAGTATGTACAAGGCGGCTTTTCACGACTACGCTGATTTCCTCCGTACCTGTGGGGAAGACGTGGTGGTCCTCGGCCACACGCACAAGTGGACAACAGGACGGTTCGCAGGGAAGGGAGACCGTGAGGTTCTGTACGCCAACACTGGCGCATGGTGCACTCGTGTTAAAGAG CCCACATACGTCCGGATCGTCCCCCCGACCAGCCTGGAGGACGGGCTGGTGGAAGTCGTCGCGGTGACCGAGTGA